From Antennarius striatus isolate MH-2024 chromosome 9, ASM4005453v1, whole genome shotgun sequence, one genomic window encodes:
- the LOC137601692 gene encoding matrilin-2-like, with the protein MRSLALCIFCLLCCNAVEPDRRRPRHTTAGGQNQTTAQTKAADKHCKAAPLDFVFIIDSSRSIRRHDYEKVKTFIINLLQFLQIGSDATRVGLLQYGSEVEPEFSLNTYTTKAEVEQAVRNMEHLATGTMTGLAIQYAMEKSFTEKEGARPAHLHIPRIAMVVTDGRPQDTVEEIAAQARQAGIQIFAIGVGRVDMDTLKTIGSIPHSEHVHLVASFSQIETLIAVFKSKLCGVTEMCEVVDHQCQHICVSSPASYRCKCRKGFSLNPDGKTCKAEDVCAVVDHRCQHICANIPDGYECRCRPGYQLTIDLKTCNKIDYCDLGNHGCEQDCVSIPESYICRCKKGYTLNLDGKTCSEIDYCADGTHGCEQEFMSTKDSCLCKCRKGFTLMPDGKTCKKIDHCADGTHGCQQEFMSTEDTCVCKCRKGFTLKPDGKTCKKVDHCADGKHGCQQEFVNAEDSCVCKCRNGFTLQPDGKTCLQLECHDGVMDLVFVIDGSKSLGPANFELIKQFVNSIVDSLDISRMGTHVGLLQYSTKVRTEFTLGQYTTAHGVKQAVSRMEYMGRGSMTGSALRHMFEFSFSAKEGARPDVPRVSIMFTDGRSQDDASEWANKAKNSGFTIYAVGVGKAIEQELREIASEPNDKHLYYAEDFQSLGEITKKLKSRMCTDKPSDEKMCQCENVLMFQKDITEKLKSLTQKIEDMSKKLETLENHLK; encoded by the exons ATGAGATCCTTGGCCCTCTGCATTTTTTGCCTGTTATGCTGTAATGCAGTTGAACCGGACAGACGCCGCCCCAGACACACAACAGCTGGAGGGCAAAATCAGACAACTGCCCAAACCAAAGCAGCAG ACAAACATTGTAAAGCTGCACCACTGGATTTCGTCTTTATAATTGATAGTTCTCGAAGCATTCGCCGCCATGACTACGAGAAGGTCAAGACCTTCATCATCAATCTCCTTCAGTTCCTGCAGATCGGCTCAGATGCCACTCGAGTCGGTCTGCTCCAGTACGGCAGCGAAGTCGAACCCGAATTCTCCCTCAACACTTACACCACTAAGGCTGAGGTGGAACAGGCAGTCAGAAACATGGAGCACCTCGCCACAGGAACAATGACGGGTCTCGCCATCCAGTACGCCATGGAGAAATCCTTCACTGAAAAAGAAGGAGCACGGCCAGCACATCTGCACATCCCACGAATCGCTATGGTGGTGACGGATGGACGGCCCCAGGACACTGTGGAGGAGATTGCAGCTCAGGCGAGGCAGGCAGGCATCCAGATCTTTGCTATTGGAGTGGGTAGGGTGGACATGGACACCCTGAAGACCATAGGGAGCATTCCACACTCTGAACATGTGCACCTGGTGGCCAGCTTCAGCCAGATAGAAACCCTCATCGCTGTGTTCAAGTCCAAACTGTGTGGAG TTACAGAGATGTGTGAGGTGGTGGACCATCAGTGTCAGCACATCTGTGTAAGCAGCCCTGCTTCGTACAGGTGCAAGTGTAGGAAAGGCTTCAGCCTCAACCCAGATGGCAAGACATGTAAAG CTGAAGATGTGTGCGCTGTGGTGGATCATCGCTGTCAACACATCTGTGCCAACATACCTGATGGCTACGAGTGTCGCTGTCGCCCAGGGTATCAACTCACCATTGACCTGAAGACATGCAACA AAATAGACTACTGTGACTTGGGGAATCACGGCTGTGAGCAGGACTGTGTCAGCATTCCAGAGTCCTACATCTGCAGGTGCAAGAAGGGCTACACCCTCAATCTGGATGGCAAGACCTGCAGTG AGATTGATTACTGCGCCGATGGCACCCATGGATGTGAGCAGGAGTTTATGAGCACCAAAGACAGCTGCCTGTGTAAATGCAGAAAAGGCTTCACACTCATGCCTGACGGAAAGACATGCAAGA AGATTGATCACTGTGCCGATGGCACCCACGGGTGTCAGCAGGAGTTTATGAGCACCGAAGACACCTGTGTGTGTAAATGCAGAAAAGGCTTCACACTCAAGCCTGATGGGAAAACGTGCAAGA AGGTCGACCATTGTGCTGATGGGAAACACGGCTGCCAGCAGGAGTTTGTAAATGCAGAAGATTCATGTGTGTGCAAATGCAGAAACGGATTCACTCTCCAGCCTGATGGAAAAACATGTCTAC AGCTGGAGTGTCATGATGGAGTCATGGATCTGGTTTTTGTGATCGACGGCTCTAAGAGTCTGGGCCCTGCTAACTTTGAGCTGATCAAACAGTTTGTGAACAGTATTGTGGACTCACTGGACATCTCCAGGATGGGCACACATGTTGGCCTGCTTCAGTACTCCACCAAGGTGCGTACAGAGTTCACCCTGGGCCAGTACACCACAGCGCACGGCGTCAAACAGGCTGTTTCCAGGATGGAGTACATGGGCAGGGGCTCCATGACAGGTTCAGCCTTACGCCACATGTTTGAGTTCAGCTTTTCAGCTAAAGAAGGAGCCAGGCCGGACGTCCCACGTGTCAGCATCATGTTCACTGACGGAAGATCGCAAGACGATGCATCTGAATGGGCCAATAAAGCAAAGAACTCAG GCTTTACAATATACGCTGTGGGTGTTGGCAAAGCCATTGAACAGGAGCTGAGAGAAATAGCGTCCGAGCCCAATGACAAGCATCTTTATTATGCTGAGGATTTTCAGAGCCTGGGGGAAATCACAAAGAAGCTCAAGTCCAGGATGTGTACAg ACAAACCTTCTGATGAAAAGATGTGCCAGTGTGAGAATGTGTTGATGTTTCAAAAGGACATCACAGAGAAGCTAAAGAGCCTAACGCAGAAAA TTGAAGACATGTCAAAGAAGCTGGAGACACTTGAGAATCACCTCAAATAa